A stretch of Macadamia integrifolia cultivar HAES 741 chromosome 7, SCU_Mint_v3, whole genome shotgun sequence DNA encodes these proteins:
- the LOC122084665 gene encoding uncharacterized protein LOC122084665, protein MSSSASTSIDTASPASPKPSTPNEIADNQNPQLSDHPNASTSEEYDEDDEGGEEDEEEGECPFCLFMKGGGCRDEFIAWENCIEDAENHKEDIVEKCFEVTSLLKKCMEAHSDYYEPILNAEKTIENEASEELEQEISAKQ, encoded by the coding sequence ATGTCTTCGTCAGCGTCTACTTCCATAGATACGGCTTCCCCTGCGAGTCCAAAACCTTCAACTCCTAATGAAATCGCAGATAACCAAAATCCACAGCTCTCTGATCATCCGAATGCCTCCACAAGTGAAGAATACGATGAAGACGAcgagggaggagaagaagatgaggaagagggagagtgTCCTTTTTGCTTGTTCATGAAGGGAGGTGGATGTAGGGATGAGTTCATCGCCTGGGAGAATTGCATCGAAGACGCGGAAAATCACAAGGAAGATATTGTGGAGAAGTGCTTTGAAGTGACGAGTTTGCTGAAAAAGTGTATGGAGGCTCACTCTGATTACTATGAGCCTATACTCAACGCAGAGAAGACAATTGAGAACGAGGCCTCCGAGGAATTGGAGCAAGAAATCTCTGCCAAACAATAA